The following coding sequences are from one Thermostaphylospora chromogena window:
- a CDS encoding protein kinase domain-containing protein, whose protein sequence is MTVTTPPPQGPPLRGAYLLGGRYHLLERLSGRGATWRARDELLHRDVAITEILLPPPGPERRPLLQAVRAAAAVRHPGIITVHDVIDTGDRLWVVRELVDGRTLSDVLRTEGPQPDHRVAEIGLHVLDAVAAAWAQGVRHGSLGTDHVLLARDGRILVTGFGFPPPGPDTDELRALAVTLYTALEGRPPGGRAPVAVGGTPLVDQQTTSTPSGPLASLLSQLLDDASSACRPDPQSIRQALEHVASSRPRRERRRPVVAAVAVAVALTAVAVLLVLLREPEKSPVAGASLDSRSTVTTTAPPLPTAFPAIPDLCKVITDEQAEELLLKPAPEPTGENGCRWETKDWKAPKNLRYRLWVQAQRFTAKSGDTAEERAEAGLQRLRARDRDRSTTGIGIPLIHHVSPRDLPGFGESAYTFETTNGVSYNTGIVFRVANLVVSVQYERSIPTDPDHLGRAGARKAARFVLEGLRRG, encoded by the coding sequence GTGACCGTGACCACCCCGCCTCCTCAAGGGCCTCCGCTCAGAGGCGCATACCTCCTCGGAGGGCGCTATCACCTTCTGGAGCGCCTGTCCGGCCGGGGCGCGACCTGGCGGGCACGCGACGAACTCCTGCACCGCGACGTCGCGATCACCGAGATCCTCCTTCCTCCGCCGGGCCCCGAACGCCGGCCGCTGCTGCAGGCCGTCCGCGCGGCGGCGGCGGTACGGCATCCGGGCATCATCACCGTCCACGACGTGATCGACACCGGCGACCGGCTCTGGGTGGTGCGGGAGCTGGTGGACGGCCGCACGCTGAGCGACGTGCTGCGGACCGAGGGCCCGCAGCCCGACCATCGCGTCGCGGAGATCGGGCTGCACGTCCTCGACGCCGTGGCGGCCGCCTGGGCGCAGGGGGTCCGGCACGGCTCGCTCGGCACCGACCACGTCCTCCTCGCCCGGGACGGCCGGATCCTCGTCACCGGTTTCGGTTTCCCCCCGCCGGGACCGGACACCGACGAGTTGCGCGCCCTCGCCGTCACGCTCTACACCGCGCTGGAAGGTCGTCCGCCGGGCGGCCGGGCGCCCGTGGCGGTGGGCGGCACCCCGCTGGTCGATCAGCAGACGACCTCCACGCCGTCCGGGCCGCTGGCTTCGCTGCTCTCCCAGCTGCTCGACGACGCCTCGTCGGCCTGCCGTCCCGATCCGCAATCGATACGGCAGGCGCTGGAGCACGTCGCCTCGTCGCGGCCTCGGCGTGAACGCAGGAGACCGGTCGTCGCGGCGGTCGCGGTCGCGGTGGCGCTCACCGCGGTCGCCGTCCTCCTCGTCCTCCTCCGCGAACCGGAGAAGAGCCCCGTCGCCGGCGCCAGTCTCGACTCGAGATCGACCGTCACGACGACGGCGCCCCCGCTGCCCACCGCTTTCCCGGCCATACCCGATCTGTGCAAGGTGATCACTGACGAGCAGGCCGAGGAGCTGCTCCTGAAACCGGCCCCCGAGCCGACGGGAGAGAACGGGTGCCGCTGGGAGACCAAGGACTGGAAGGCGCCGAAGAACCTCCGCTACCGGCTCTGGGTCCAGGCGCAGCGCTTCACGGCGAAGTCCGGCGACACCGCCGAGGAACGGGCCGAGGCGGGATTGCAGCGACTGCGCGCGAGGGACCGGGACCGCTCCACGACCGGCATCGGCATTCCCCTGATCCACCACGTGTCACCGCGCGACCTGCCGGGTTTCGGGGAATCGGCGTACACCTTCGAGACGACCAACGGGGTGTCCTACAACACCGGGATCGTCTTCCGGGTGGCCAACCTGGTGGTCTCCGTCCAATACGAGCGCAGCATCCCCACCGACCCCGACCATCTCGGACGGGCCGGGGCGCGGAAGGCGGCACGGTTCGTGCTGGAGGGGCTGCGGCGGGGCTGA
- a CDS encoding serine/threonine-protein kinase, protein MGDSLPPVLAGRYRALEPLGAGGMGVVWRARDEMLGREVAIKEVRIAPHLPQVRREEMRERTMREARAAARLGHPAIVTVHDVIDHDGRPWIVMDLVRGRSLDQVIKQEGPLPPERVAAIGLAVLDALALAHQHGIMHRDVKPPNIMISDDGRVLLTDFGIATISGDTTELTGANNLVGSPGYIAPERLRGQVDGPPADLWSLGATLYTAVEGRAPFHRSLPIATLGAVLTQETPHPSRAGHLGPVLLAMLAKEPRQRPGAAELRVALQQVAAGRPATLGSAASSASRRRRRTLMLGAAAAVALAVAGTAGAIALAGPGDAPAARPIPSARSDDGFAAAPDPCELLPPGEVRAVVPSADPRPNENRTRCDWGGSPATWLRVTVTHYGPRQGRPSHEVAHAFFESQRAKVEADVGTGPFGEVRPVRKVTGVGKDSFAYDIITLDERAYHKIVFRVRNLLVEVDLSIKASAPTRALRTKAIRVARVISDELHSRN, encoded by the coding sequence ATGGGTGATTCCCTGCCACCCGTCCTGGCGGGCCGCTACCGCGCCCTGGAACCCCTGGGAGCGGGCGGTATGGGCGTCGTGTGGCGGGCCCGCGACGAGATGCTCGGCCGCGAGGTCGCCATCAAGGAGGTGCGGATCGCCCCGCACCTTCCCCAGGTCCGGCGCGAGGAGATGCGGGAGCGGACCATGCGCGAGGCGCGGGCCGCCGCCCGCCTCGGCCACCCCGCCATCGTGACCGTGCACGACGTGATCGATCACGACGGCCGGCCGTGGATCGTCATGGACCTGGTACGGGGCAGATCTCTGGACCAGGTGATCAAGCAGGAGGGGCCGCTTCCCCCGGAGCGGGTCGCCGCGATCGGCCTCGCCGTGCTCGACGCGCTCGCCCTCGCCCACCAGCACGGGATCATGCACCGCGACGTCAAGCCGCCGAACATCATGATCTCCGATGACGGCAGGGTGCTGCTGACCGACTTCGGCATCGCCACCATATCGGGGGACACCACCGAGCTGACCGGGGCGAACAACCTCGTCGGCTCCCCCGGCTACATCGCCCCCGAACGGCTGCGCGGCCAGGTGGACGGCCCGCCCGCCGACCTGTGGTCCCTCGGCGCCACGCTCTACACGGCCGTCGAGGGCAGGGCGCCCTTCCACCGGTCGCTGCCCATCGCCACCCTCGGCGCGGTGCTCACCCAGGAGACCCCGCACCCCTCCAGGGCGGGCCACCTGGGTCCGGTGCTGCTCGCCATGCTCGCCAAGGAGCCGCGGCAGCGCCCCGGGGCCGCGGAACTGCGCGTCGCGCTGCAGCAGGTGGCCGCCGGACGGCCCGCGACGCTCGGGTCGGCGGCCTCCTCCGCTTCGAGGCGGCGCCGCCGTACGCTCATGCTCGGCGCGGCGGCGGCGGTGGCGCTGGCCGTCGCCGGCACGGCGGGAGCCATCGCCCTCGCCGGGCCCGGCGACGCACCGGCCGCCCGGCCCATCCCCTCGGCGCGGAGTGACGACGGATTCGCCGCCGCGCCCGACCCGTGCGAGCTGCTCCCTCCCGGCGAGGTCCGCGCCGTGGTGCCGAGCGCCGATCCGCGGCCGAACGAGAACAGGACCCGGTGCGACTGGGGCGGCTCCCCCGCCACCTGGCTCAGGGTGACCGTGACCCACTACGGTCCCCGCCAGGGACGCCCGAGCCACGAGGTCGCCCACGCCTTCTTCGAGTCCCAACGGGCCAAGGTCGAGGCCGACGTGGGCACCGGCCCTTTCGGCGAGGTGCGCCCGGTCAGAAAGGTGACGGGCGTGGGCAAGGACTCCTTCGCCTACGACATCATCACCCTGGACGAGAGGGCCTATCACAAGATCGTCTTCCGTGTGCGGAACCTGCTCGTCGAGGTCGACCTCTCGATCAAGGCCTCCGCACCCACCCGGGCGCTGCGGACGAAGGCCATCCGCGTCGCCCGCGTCATCTCCGACGAGCTGCACAGCAGGAATTGA